The Brevibacillus brevis genome contains a region encoding:
- a CDS encoding DUF4178 domain-containing protein, translated as MSLMKRIQNIFAKHEPPAPEKSILTVGPGDVVDVSLVTYQVIGKASNASRKATMLTLQDGTTIRYLYIEEREKIVYHLYSVIDGRLDSIDEVPTTIEMDDVTYHLEEQYNGAVQTVGKAPFHTSGEQYIWQFQSDQRQLLRIEWQDGRFMLYEGESVLPADVQVLRGT; from the coding sequence ATGAGTTTGATGAAGCGAATCCAAAACATTTTTGCCAAGCATGAGCCTCCTGCACCGGAGAAGAGCATCCTGACGGTGGGGCCGGGTGATGTGGTCGATGTATCGCTCGTTACCTATCAAGTAATAGGAAAGGCGAGCAATGCGAGTCGCAAAGCCACGATGCTTACCTTGCAGGATGGAACGACCATTCGCTACCTGTATATCGAGGAACGGGAGAAGATTGTCTATCATCTGTATAGCGTGATTGATGGACGACTGGATTCAATAGACGAAGTACCGACCACAATCGAGATGGACGATGTCACCTACCATTTGGAGGAGCAATATAATGGCGCCGTCCAAACTGTGGGGAAAGCGCCGTTTCACACATCAGGGGAGCAGTACATCTGGCAATTCCAATCCGATCAACGCCAATTGCTGCGAATCGAGTGGCAGGATGGCCGGTTCATGCTCTATGAGGGAGAAAGTGTTCTGCCAGCGGACGTGCAGGTACTGCGCGGCACGTAG
- a CDS encoding DUF4912 domain-containing protein, with product MLEKILELRSRSMSIAQIAKECGLTIGQVKYRLQKDRAKPVTLPPAKTELEWQLPAFYGRDIVKVMAQGPTVLFIYWEITWPRMRMVASYLQADYRHIQKGLRLYDVTERLFDGKNAHSVRDVQVHEEAHSWYVKDVEPGRTYIVDFGLYEQNRFCPILRSETVVTPRHSKANWGEPLVEPVHDPATPSWFENFSSYSLYAKTSNK from the coding sequence ATGCTGGAAAAAATTCTCGAACTGCGTTCACGATCCATGTCCATTGCACAAATTGCCAAAGAATGCGGCTTAACGATTGGTCAAGTTAAGTATCGCCTGCAAAAAGACCGTGCGAAGCCAGTGACACTACCTCCCGCTAAAACGGAATTGGAATGGCAATTGCCTGCGTTTTACGGCCGGGACATTGTCAAAGTCATGGCACAAGGACCGACTGTGTTATTCATCTATTGGGAAATCACTTGGCCACGCATGAGAATGGTCGCATCGTACCTGCAAGCCGATTATCGTCACATCCAGAAGGGCTTGCGCTTGTATGATGTAACGGAACGCTTATTTGATGGGAAAAATGCGCATTCCGTCCGAGATGTGCAAGTACATGAAGAGGCTCATTCCTGGTACGTGAAAGATGTAGAGCCAGGACGTACATACATTGTTGATTTTGGTTTATATGAACAGAATCGGTTTTGCCCGATATTGCGCTCGGAAACGGTAGTTACCCCGCGCCATTCAAAAGCGAACTGGGGGGAACCGTTAGTTGAGCCCGTCCACGATCCAGCTACACCTTCCTGGTTTGAGAACTTTTCCTCCTACTCGTTGTATGCCAAAACATCAAATAAGTGA
- a CDS encoding collagenase: protein MNRSWISMVTAGSIAISTVAAGLPLAAQAKSTPPSTSQEPIDSQIGHTPVQENMSKSQLRQAAKQEKYSISHLNTLDNSELVELLKEISWTQIPELFTYNDDTQEFYEDRERVQSIIDALQESGKNFTKDDEQGIHTYVEVLRSGYYLGYYHNELKYLMEPKYKQKIIPALQAITSNQYFALGTKTQNEIISSTGKLISNTTVDSETIGVLSKVMEDFNDNRDQWSEDREASEAFYSVLQGVGYVLIWGVDDSQKDELEGSIDAFLDPIFDMAENGDTSADHVWLTNNALYYTGKLGSYYSDPDKANDILTKAMKTYKKWSEPYFTAAQQIEETYGEDANGKKIDLEEMKKEGKKHYLPQQFTFDDGAVVFKTGDKLTEEQVERLYWASKEVKAQFHRVIGNDKELESGNPDDVLTIVIYNTPDEYKMNRFLYGYDTDNGGIYIEGTGTFFTYDRTKEQSIYSLEELFRHEFVHYLQGRYEVPGMWGQGEIYENSRLPWYEEGGAEFFAGATRTEGIKPRQSVVGNIRNAASYLDYTAADMMRAKYGTLAFYDYSFALQYHMFKNDFARLDKINDTIRSNDVSAYDDLIEEFSRDRSLERGYQETLEELIDQYEELDVPLVSDDYLQKVDVTSKEEVYRQITKVAALTDVKTDEKDSGDFRSFTLRGVYTGGASQGEYQDWQEMNRLTDGFLKELSDLSWNGYDTVTSYFTNYRTTKDGRFAYDVVFHGKLSHEDGSETEQPNPNPEDSSISLGKPITGIIHPQKPSQEFRLDVKSAQQLQVEMETKQGDGVAWLLFHESDRENYIAYPNKREGNKLIGSFDAKPGTYYVTAYTYGTGQEDRPFTLMVTGEDSPQEQLYQESESNDSTEQANGPLPIGTTVSGDMKGNDWQDIFAFQVDKPEDIRISLNPQQGQGVTWMLFHEGNPDQPVAYPQEIEGNLQSAHYQVKPGRYYLYVYKYQNEDVVYTVETKQR from the coding sequence ATGAATCGTTCATGGATTAGCATGGTAACAGCAGGATCAATTGCAATTTCAACGGTAGCGGCAGGTTTGCCACTAGCAGCTCAAGCCAAAAGCACACCGCCAAGCACCTCCCAAGAGCCCATTGATTCGCAGATTGGTCATACACCGGTTCAGGAAAACATGTCGAAGAGTCAGTTACGTCAAGCAGCCAAACAGGAGAAGTACAGCATCTCGCACCTGAATACATTGGACAATTCAGAGCTTGTTGAATTGTTGAAGGAAATTAGTTGGACGCAAATCCCTGAGCTGTTTACTTACAACGACGACACCCAGGAATTTTATGAAGATCGGGAGCGGGTTCAGTCCATCATCGATGCCTTGCAAGAGAGTGGCAAGAACTTCACCAAAGACGACGAGCAAGGCATTCATACATATGTAGAGGTTTTGCGTTCGGGGTATTACTTGGGGTATTACCATAATGAATTAAAGTATTTGATGGAGCCAAAGTATAAGCAGAAGATTATTCCAGCACTTCAAGCAATTACTTCCAATCAGTATTTCGCCTTAGGTACAAAGACTCAAAATGAAATCATTAGTTCTACGGGAAAATTAATTAGCAACACAACTGTTGATTCGGAGACAATCGGTGTTCTGTCAAAAGTAATGGAGGACTTTAACGACAATCGAGATCAGTGGTCAGAGGATCGCGAAGCAAGCGAGGCCTTTTACAGCGTCCTTCAAGGTGTTGGCTATGTTCTGATTTGGGGAGTAGATGATTCCCAAAAAGATGAGCTGGAAGGCAGCATCGACGCATTTCTCGACCCCATTTTTGACATGGCGGAAAATGGTGACACTTCCGCTGATCACGTATGGTTGACGAACAATGCCTTGTATTACACAGGGAAATTAGGAAGCTACTACAGTGATCCAGACAAAGCCAATGACATATTGACGAAAGCGATGAAAACTTATAAAAAGTGGAGCGAGCCATACTTCACTGCCGCGCAACAAATCGAGGAAACGTATGGCGAGGATGCCAATGGTAAAAAAATCGACCTCGAGGAAATGAAAAAAGAAGGGAAAAAGCATTATCTTCCGCAGCAATTTACTTTTGATGACGGAGCGGTTGTGTTCAAAACGGGAGATAAACTAACAGAAGAACAGGTTGAGCGCTTGTATTGGGCATCCAAGGAAGTGAAAGCACAATTTCATCGAGTGATCGGCAATGACAAGGAGCTTGAGAGCGGTAATCCGGATGATGTACTGACCATTGTCATCTACAATACGCCTGATGAATATAAAATGAATCGCTTCTTGTACGGATACGACACAGATAATGGTGGTATCTACATCGAGGGTACCGGCACTTTCTTCACCTACGATCGGACAAAAGAACAAAGCATTTACAGTCTGGAAGAGCTGTTCCGTCATGAATTCGTCCACTATTTGCAAGGCAGATATGAAGTGCCCGGCATGTGGGGACAGGGAGAGATTTATGAGAACAGCCGCTTGCCTTGGTATGAAGAAGGCGGAGCTGAGTTTTTCGCTGGTGCAACCCGAACAGAAGGAATCAAGCCTCGCCAGTCAGTTGTAGGCAATATTCGTAATGCAGCGTCTTATCTCGATTACACCGCGGCGGATATGATGCGTGCCAAATACGGTACCCTGGCATTCTACGACTACTCTTTCGCGCTTCAGTACCATATGTTCAAAAATGATTTTGCTCGTCTGGATAAAATCAATGATACGATTCGCTCCAATGATGTATCTGCTTATGATGACTTGATCGAGGAATTCAGCCGTGATCGCTCTCTTGAACGTGGCTATCAAGAAACATTAGAAGAATTGATCGACCAGTATGAAGAGTTGGATGTCCCTCTCGTTTCAGATGATTACTTACAAAAAGTGGACGTGACGAGCAAAGAAGAGGTTTATCGTCAAATCACAAAGGTCGCCGCTCTGACCGATGTAAAAACAGATGAAAAAGACTCTGGAGATTTCCGCAGCTTCACGTTGCGTGGGGTCTATACGGGAGGAGCTTCCCAAGGGGAATATCAGGATTGGCAAGAAATGAACCGCCTCACAGATGGATTCCTCAAGGAGTTATCGGATCTTTCCTGGAATGGCTATGACACGGTTACGAGCTACTTCACCAATTATCGTACGACAAAAGATGGACGCTTTGCCTATGATGTCGTGTTCCACGGGAAGCTGTCTCATGAAGATGGCTCCGAAACGGAACAGCCAAATCCAAATCCTGAAGACTCGTCTATTTCATTGGGTAAGCCGATCACCGGTATCATCCATCCACAAAAACCAAGTCAGGAGTTCCGTCTCGATGTGAAATCAGCCCAACAGCTTCAAGTAGAGATGGAAACAAAACAAGGAGATGGAGTGGCGTGGCTCTTATTCCACGAGTCCGATAGAGAGAACTACATCGCCTATCCCAACAAGCGTGAAGGCAACAAGCTGATCGGATCATTCGATGCGAAACCAGGGACTTACTATGTAACTGCTTATACGTATGGTACAGGGCAAGAGGACCGACCGTTTACCTTAATGGTGACGGGTGAAGATAGTCCGCAAGAGCAACTCTATCAAGAAAGCGAGAGCAATGATTCTACCGAGCAAGCAAATGGTCCATTGCCGATAGGTACGACTGTTTCAGGCGACATGAAAGGAAACGATTGGCAAGATATCTTTGCCTTCCAAGTAGATAAACCAGAAGACATACGTATTTCTCTCAACCCTCAGCAGGGACAAGGTGTGACATGGATGCTATTCCACGAAGGAAATCCAGATCAGCCTGTAGCGTACCCGCAAGAGATAGAGGGAAATCTGCAAAGTGCCCACTATCAAGTAAAGCCAGGCCGTTACTACCTGTATGTGTACAAATATCAAAATGAAGACGTTGTGTATACAGTAGAGACCAAGCAGCGCTAA
- a CDS encoding DUF4247 domain-containing protein codes for MPNPWMKSIKLLLIPALFLLTLAGCGSPAVGETYPLESVSTKDNGQSSRIYRAEDKTVPEVALELAEQNTPDEISKEDPQHMFLIYPDEVYHLQQDAAKPTDTLIEVDSKEYVRQNYDSSFLQGYIVASVLDDLFDGLKKSTKGSYRGYSSKDIYKPSGTYRVPTTEDKKVAPPITKEGTGSIFKRSNAKNADGTVGSDGSLFKKQGDSSSSGSSGKIIRSSSSQSSKSSGSVSSKRSSFSPPKSKSPPRTKVGGSGRITKRR; via the coding sequence ATGCCAAATCCATGGATGAAATCAATCAAGCTCCTGCTGATTCCGGCGTTGTTCCTCCTTACGCTAGCGGGTTGCGGCAGCCCAGCGGTTGGCGAGACATATCCGCTTGAATCTGTCTCTACCAAGGACAATGGACAGTCGTCACGCATCTATCGTGCGGAAGACAAGACTGTACCGGAAGTAGCCTTGGAGCTGGCGGAGCAGAATACGCCAGATGAAATCTCCAAAGAAGATCCGCAGCATATGTTCCTCATTTACCCGGATGAGGTATACCATTTGCAGCAAGACGCTGCCAAGCCGACGGATACGTTGATCGAGGTCGACAGCAAAGAGTACGTCCGGCAAAACTACGATTCTTCGTTTTTGCAGGGATACATTGTAGCCAGCGTACTGGACGATTTGTTCGACGGGCTTAAGAAAAGTACAAAGGGCAGCTATCGTGGCTATTCTAGCAAGGACATATACAAGCCTTCCGGAACGTATCGCGTGCCTACAACCGAGGACAAAAAAGTAGCGCCGCCGATTACCAAAGAGGGTACGGGAAGTATTTTCAAACGGAGTAATGCAAAGAACGCGGATGGTACGGTAGGTTCTGACGGCAGCCTTTTCAAGAAGCAGGGGGATTCGTCTTCTAGCGGTAGTTCAGGTAAAATTATTCGTTCTTCCAGCAGTCAATCGTCGAAGTCGAGTGGTTCTGTCTCATCCAAACGCTCGAGCTTTTCACCGCCGAAAAGTAAATCGCCCCCACGAACGAAGGTAGGGGGCTCCGGGCGAATTACAAAGCGCCGATAA
- a CDS encoding DUF350 domain-containing protein has protein sequence MTWTEILGMLVWTGAGGILLFVLMWIDSLFTKYKDITEIKNGNIAVTTRFVMKLFAQGYILSQSIITSNLLWTALLVSVLSFVILFLLERIVEWLLKQVAGLDLEKGTQEGKVAHAMMAGSFHLVGALILAACL, from the coding sequence TTGACGTGGACAGAAATACTAGGGATGCTGGTTTGGACAGGAGCCGGCGGCATTTTGCTTTTTGTTTTGATGTGGATCGATTCGTTGTTTACGAAATACAAGGACATTACGGAAATCAAAAATGGAAACATAGCGGTCACGACGCGTTTTGTCATGAAGCTGTTTGCGCAAGGGTATATCTTATCGCAATCCATCATTACCTCCAATTTATTGTGGACAGCACTGCTCGTTTCTGTGCTCTCATTTGTCATTCTGTTCCTTTTGGAGAGAATCGTGGAATGGCTGTTAAAGCAAGTGGCCGGACTGGACCTGGAAAAAGGGACGCAGGAAGGAAAAGTGGCACATGCCATGATGGCTGGTTCATTCCATCTTGTGGGTGCCTTGATTTTGGCTGCATGTCTGTAA